The genome window CTTCCCAGGGCATACCATTGGGGAAATTAGCGCCGCCGCCCACGATGAGCACACCATTGTGCACGCCAGTGAATGCACCGGCTACGCCCAGCTGTTTTTGGCCGTCGGATGCGGGCGGCAGGTTGGTTAATTCCGTCCACACGATCTCATTCGCCTTTTGATCCTGGGCATGCAGGGTTGGTGACCACATAAAATGTAAGCAAAGTAGAAAACAGAGAAAAGGAATCTGGCGCTGCATCAATGAGTGGTTTTGGCCATCGCCTGGCCTGATTTAAATGTATCAAAATCCAGCGCGGCAACGTCCGATTGGAATGCGTCAAACTGCGCCTCGCTCATGTTTTTTACCGGCAGGCGAAATGTACCACAATCCATCCCAACAACCTTCATATAAGCCTTACCAACGGAAATTCCACCGTATTTGCCCAAAAGGCGGATCATATCAATCGACTGCTGCTGCAACGCGCCCGCTTTGGCCATATCATTTTGTTCAAATGCCTCGATCAGTGCATGATACAGTGGCGCGGCATAGTTAAATGTGCTTCCTACTGCGCCTTTCGCGCCCACAGCCAGCGCAGAAAGCATATTTTCATCACGTCCCCAGAGCATATCATATTTGCCGTTCTGAAAATTCAGGCAAGATTGAAAATCCATAAAATCTTCATGCGTATACTTGATGCCCGCAAAATTGGGAATTCGCCCGTCAATGGCTTTCAGCAAATCGAACATGGCAAAACCGACGCCGGTCAGCACCGGAATGTGATAATAGTAGAACGGCATGTCCGGCACCCGTTCGGCAATGGCGATAATGCATTCCGCCAGCATTTCCACATTGGCGGGTTTGAAATAAAACGGGCTCGTGAACGAAACCGCGTCCAATCCAATCTCCTGGGCATGTTTGGCCAGCTCAATGCAATCGGCAAGGCAGGTTCCGCCGAGCAGCGGCATAATGGTAAAATCAATGTCGTCGCCGGCGCAATCTGCCCATGCTTCGGCCACCTGCTTTTTCTCGGAAACGGTCATGGAAACACCTTCACCCGTGGAGCCGCAGATGAATGCGCCTTTGATGCCGTTTTGTTTTAAAAATTGATAATAAGCCGGGATCAAATCCAGGTTAAGGCTGCCGTCGGCGCGCATGGGTGTAAACGGAGCGGCAATGAGGCCTTTCAAATGTAAATTCATAATATATTAGTGAAAATCTGATGCTTAATTAGGTCTTGCAGTGGTGTAACCCGGCGTCTGCGCCACAAGCGGATCGTTGGTCCAGATGGCAGCCTCGATAGGCCACAAAATCCGGTACGCCTGGGTGGTTTTGTCCAGGACTCCGTAAGGATGGTTTGTACTCTTAAATATAAGAGGTTCAGCGGCATACTTCATCCGGCGCAGGTCGTACCAGCGCTTTCCTTCGTGTACAAATTCTTTGGTACGCTCCTCGAAAATCGCCAGCTCGTTGGCATCTTTCCCTGCATTCTTAAATGGCTTCGGATCTTTCGCAGGCGCAAACGCGCGGTCACGCACGGGCTGAATGAATTGTGTGGGATCGCCGCCCTCTGCATTCGTGATTTCGGCCAGCATTAGGAGACGATCTGCTTCGCGGTAAACGGGCCAGTCGTCGGAGAAATAGCGCTTGTTGGCATCAATTGTTCCCAGGAATTTGACCAATGCTGTATTCTTGATCGTGGTCACATTGGGTTTCACGTCTGTATTTACTTTGTAATAATCGTAAAAAGTCGCGTTGCGCCTGCTGTCGGCCACATCATAAGATTGGAAAAGCTCGAACGTATAAGCATACCGCTGGATCACCTGCTGCGAATTAGGCGCGGCCAGTACGAGCGGGTCCACGAGGAAATTTCCTACGCCTGCGCTCACCGTCGAGTCTTTATAATGCAGCCCGTTGAAGTTGAAAGTCGAGTAAGTGTAAGCCGCCACGCCGCTCATTTCAGCCTCGCCCACCCGGAAACGGATCGCGAAGATGATCTCGTTGTTATTTTTTTGATTATAGGCGAATACATTGGCAAAATTTGGAAGTAATGCCGCGCCGGTCACTGCATTCAATGCTTTTTTAGCTTCCGCCAGATCGGCTGTTGCGCCATACACTTTGGCAGACCACAGAAAAACCTCTCCTTTCAGCATCAAAGCTGCATTGGGCGACCATTGACTTTTATCAGTAACCGCAGCCTGCACGCCAAAAAGCGAGATCGACTTGTTCACATCCGCCTTCACCGCCGCCAGCACATCCGCCTCGGCTGCACGTGCTTTCCGCAAAATCACCGCATCGGTGGTCCCATTCAAAACATCCGCTTCCAGCACAAGCGGCACGCCGCCGTAAGTTCTCAGCAAGTGGAAATAATAGTAAGCGCGCATGGCATAAGCCTGGGCCAAAAGGTAACTTTTGCGCGTTTCGGACAGGAATGTGATGGCTTCTACTTTTTGTATAAATAAGTTGAGCTGCAAAATAGGCCCGTAGAATCCGGCCCAGTTGTTCACGCCTGAGGACGTTTCTTCAAGCCGCTGTTCGATCACGGGCAACTCGTTCAGGGACGTCGCCTGGCGGTCGACCGTGCTGTAATTTCCACCGCGCATTTCGCCCAGGCGCAGAAACTGAAACTGATTATCACGGAATTGCTTGTGCAAACCCACCATAAAATTGCTTACCTGCGACTCGTTCTGCCAAAAGTTGCTGTCCCCGAAATAATCCTGCGGAACGAGTTCAAGCGCATCCTGGCAGGAGCTGCCCAGCACCGAAAGCAGTGCCCAGCAGATGTAAATTCTGATTTTTTTCATCATGTCAAAAAGTGAAGTTGGCTCCGAGAATAAGGGTTGTAGGAATAGTATAAGCGCTGTTTTGCGAGCCGGTGCGCTCGGGCAGGCTCAGCATTTTGTTGGTCACATAGCCCAGGTTCTGGCCCGTCGCGGTGAATGTTAACCCGGCAATTTTAGCCCGCTGCAACAGCGATGAGGGAACAGTGTAGCTCAGGGAAACTTCGCGGAATGCGAGGTAAGACGAGTTCACCCAGAACATGCTGCTCGGGCGGTCGAAATTCTTGGAATTCAGCTGATCGGCCCAGGTGTAGCGCGGATATTTTGCATCCGGGTTGTCGGGCGTCCAGGTTTCTTTTACCATTTCGGTTGCATTGAATTCACCCTGGAAGCTGCCCAGCGACCACATTTGCTGGAAATCCATTTGTTTGTGTCCCAGTGCAAAGTCCATCCGCGCGAAAAGCGAGAGGTTTTTCCAGCGGATCGTCGTGTTGAAACCGCCCGTCCATCTTGGAATCGTCCGGCCCAGTGAAACCATGTCCCGCGTATCAATCGTGTCGTTCTGATCCAGATCTTTCCACATCATATCGCCCAATTGCGTCGAAATGTAAGTGGCCCTGTTCAGAT of Dyadobacter chenhuakuii contains these proteins:
- a CDS encoding RagB/SusD family nutrient uptake outer membrane protein; the encoded protein is MKKIRIYICWALLSVLGSSCQDALELVPQDYFGDSNFWQNESQVSNFMVGLHKQFRDNQFQFLRLGEMRGGNYSTVDRQATSLNELPVIEQRLEETSSGVNNWAGFYGPILQLNLFIQKVEAITFLSETRKSYLLAQAYAMRAYYYFHLLRTYGGVPLVLEADVLNGTTDAVILRKARAAEADVLAAVKADVNKSISLFGVQAAVTDKSQWSPNAALMLKGEVFLWSAKVYGATADLAEAKKALNAVTGAALLPNFANVFAYNQKNNNEIIFAIRFRVGEAEMSGVAAYTYSTFNFNGLHYKDSTVSAGVGNFLVDPLVLAAPNSQQVIQRYAYTFELFQSYDVADSRRNATFYDYYKVNTDVKPNVTTIKNTALVKFLGTIDANKRYFSDDWPVYREADRLLMLAEITNAEGGDPTQFIQPVRDRAFAPAKDPKPFKNAGKDANELAIFEERTKEFVHEGKRWYDLRRMKYAAEPLIFKSTNHPYGVLDKTTQAYRILWPIEAAIWTNDPLVAQTPGYTTARPN
- a CDS encoding dihydrodipicolinate synthase family protein gives rise to the protein MNLHLKGLIAAPFTPMRADGSLNLDLIPAYYQFLKQNGIKGAFICGSTGEGVSMTVSEKKQVAEAWADCAGDDIDFTIMPLLGGTCLADCIELAKHAQEIGLDAVSFTSPFYFKPANVEMLAECIIAIAERVPDMPFYYYHIPVLTGVGFAMFDLLKAIDGRIPNFAGIKYTHEDFMDFQSCLNFQNGKYDMLWGRDENMLSALAVGAKGAVGSTFNYAAPLYHALIEAFEQNDMAKAGALQQQSIDMIRLLGKYGGISVGKAYMKVVGMDCGTFRLPVKNMSEAQFDAFQSDVAALDFDTFKSGQAMAKTTH